One window from the genome of Poecilia reticulata strain Guanapo linkage group LG9, Guppy_female_1.0+MT, whole genome shotgun sequence encodes:
- the LOC103469922 gene encoding tripartite motif-containing protein 16-like → MAQNGVHLDRESFSCSVCLDLLKDPVTIPCGHSYCIKCIEEHWDKEDHKGEQSCPQCRQTFTPRPVLVKSTMLAALAEQLKLTALGASPTYDTHAGPEDVACDMCTGRKVKAIKSCLMCLVSYCEKHLQPHYDVAQLKKHQLVQPSKQLHDSICSHHDEVMKMFCCTDQQTICYVCMVDEHKGHDVVSVAAERKEKQKDLEVKRGEIQQTIQDGERDMKLLQQEVDAINDCANKAVENNDIIFSEVMRLIERRSAEVKQQIISHQESEVSRVRDLQEKLEQEITELKRKDAELEQLSHTEDHNQFLQKYPSLSAVGETTHSVCPWACYVDVTTAVSDLKDKLQNILRDCWTNISLTVAEVDAFLPDPEPKTRNEFLKYSQEITLDPETAHKQLLLSEGNRKATLMRKDQIKSHHPKRFSAFFQVLSKQILTGRCYWEVQWAGLGGYVAVTCKDVKKTKTSFGCNEESWALFCQKEKNQFLHNKIKTPIAGEEFSRVGVYLDESTGTVSFYSVSEDMRLLHRVQTSFTQPLYAGVQLWFRMGDAAEICKLK, encoded by the coding sequence ATGGCGCAGAACGGAGTTCATCTGGACCGAGAGAGTTTCTCCTGTTCAGTCTGTCTGGATCTGCTGAAGGATCCGGTGACCATTCCCTGCGGACACAGCTACTGCATAAAGTGTATTGAAGAGCACTGGGATAAGGAGGACCATAAAGGAGAACAAAGCTGTCCTCAGTGCAGACAGACCTTCACACCGAGGCCTGTCCTGGTGAAAAGCACCATGCTAGCCGCGTTAGCCGAGCAGCTGAAGCTAACTGCACTCGGAGCTTCTCCTACTTATGATACTCatgctggacctgaagatgtggcctgtgatATGTGCACAGGAAGGAAAGTAAAAGCTATAAAGTCGTGTTTGATGTGTTTGGTGTCTTATTGTGAGAAGCACCTGCAACCTCATTACGACGTGGCTCAGTTAAAGAAGCACCAGCTGGTGCAGCCCTCCAAGCAGCTCCATGACAGCATCTGCTCCCATCACgatgaggtgatgaagatgttcTGCTGCACCGACCAGCAGACCATCTGTTACGTCTGCATGGTGGATGAACATAAAGGTCACGACGTGGTTTCAGTtgcagcagagaggaaggagaagcaGAAAGATCTGGAGGTGAAGAGAGGAGAAATCCAGCAGACAATCcaagatggagagagagacaTGAAGCTGcttcagcaggaagtggacGCCATTAATGACTGTGCTAATAAAGCAGTAGAGAACAATGACATTATCTTCTCTGAGGTGATGCGTCTCATTGAGAGAAGAAGCGCAgaggtgaagcagcagatcaTATCCCACCAGGAATCTGAGGTGAGTCGAGTCAGAGATcttcaggagaagctggagcaggaaatcactgagctgaagaggaaagacgctgagctggagcagctctcacacacagaggatcacaACCAGTTTCTGCAGAAATACCCCTCACTGTCTGCTGTTGGTGAGACTACACACTCTGTGTGTCCTTGGGCCTGCTATGTAGACGTGACGACAGCCGTTTCAGATCTCAAAGACAAACTTCAGAACATTTTACGAGACTGTTggacaaacatctcactgaCAGTCGCTGAAGTGGATGCTTTCCTCCCGGATCCAGAACCTAAAACGAGAAATGAATTTCTAAAATACTCTCAAGAAATCACCTTGGACCCAGAAACCGCTCACAAACAGCTGTTGCTATCCGAGGGGAACAGGAAGGCGACCCTGATGCGTAAAGATCAGATCAAGAGCCATCACCCAAAGAGGTTCTCTGCTTTCTTCCAGGTGCTGAGTAAGCAGATCCTTACTGGGCGCTGCTACTGGGAGGTGCAGTGGGCCGGACTGGGGGGCTACGTCGCAGTCACCTGCAAGGatgtgaagaaaacaaagacttcGTTTGGCTGTAACGAAGAGTCCTGGGCTTTGTTTtgccaaaaagagaaaaatcagtttttgcacaacaaaattaaaacccCCATCGCTGGAGAAGAGTTCTCCAGAGTGGGAGTTTACCTGGATGAGAGCACTGGTACTGTGTCGTTCTACAGCGTCTCAGAGGACATGAGGCTGCTCCACCGGGTCCAGACCAGCTTCACTCAGCCGCTCTACGCCGGAGTCCAGCTCTGGTTCCGCATGGGAGACGCCGCTGAGATCTGTAAACTGAAATAA
- the LOC103469923 gene encoding sia-alpha-2,3-Gal-beta-1,4-GlcNAc-R:alpha 2,8-sialyltransferase-like: MVRIAKALGLFILSVVVLILSLISYVSLRKDSLFGTGRYYSGGPRIMFHAGFRSQFAMNFLDPSFIPLTNALNEELQGKPFKWKFNKTAFYKQRKEIFNYIDIPHNFSLTKDSVRVGQLMHFDYSSHKYVFSISNNFKSLLPEASPILNKHYSTCAVVGNSGILTGSHCGPVIDQADFVFRCNFAPTEFYFKDVGKKTNLTTFNPSILERYYNNLLTIQDRNNFFLNLKKLEGAILWIPAFFLHTSATVTRTLVDFFVEHKGQLKVELAWPGNIMHDVNKYWKTKNLSPKRLSTGILMYTLASAMCDEIHLYGFWPFGWDPNTGKELPYHYYDKKGTKFTTKWQETHQLPSEFKLLYKLHREGVIKLSLTHCT, translated from the exons ATGGTTCGCATCGCCAAGGCCCTGGGCTTGTTTATCCTGAGCGTCGTGGTGCTCATCCTGTCGCTCATCAGCTACGTGTCTCTGAGGAAAGACAGCCTCTTCGGCACCGGGAGATATTACTCCGGAGGCCCGCGGATTATGTTTCATGCAGGCTTTAG gtcTCAGTTTGCCATGAATTTCCTGGACCCTTCCTTCATCCCACTGACAAACGCCTTGAATGAGGAGCTCCAAGGAAAACCATTCAAATGGAAGTTCAACAAGACAGCATTTTACAAGCAAAG gaaagAAATTTTCAACTACATCGACATTCCCCACAACTTCTCCCTCACAAAGGACAGTGTGCGCGTGGGCCAGCTGATGCACTTTGACTACTCCAGCCACAAGTACGTCTTCTCCATCAGCAACAACTTCAAGTCTTTACTCCCTGAGGCCTCCCCCATCCTCAACAAGCACTACAGTACGTGTGCGGTGGTGGGAAACAGCGGCATCCTGACTGGGAGCCACTGCGGCCCCGTGATCGACCAAGCCGACTTCGTCTTCCGCTGCAACTTTGCTCCCACTGAGTTCTACTTCAAAGACGTAGGCAAGAAGACCAACCTGACCACGTTTAACCCCAGCATCCTGGAGAGGTACTACAACAACCTGCTGACCATTCAGGACAGGAATAACTTCTTCCTGAACCTGAAGAAGCTGGAGGGAGCCATCCTCTGGATCCCCGCCTTCTTCCTTCACACCTCCGCCACAGTAACCCGAACCCTGGTGGACTTCTTTGTGGAGCACAAGGGTCAGCTGAAGGTCGAACTGGCCTGGCCAGGAAACATCATGCATGATGTCAACAA ATACTGGAAAACTAAGAACCTCTCTCCCAAGCGTCTGAGCACGGGGATCCTCATGTACACGCTGGCGTCTGCCATGTGCGATGAAATCCACCTCTACGGCTTCTGGCCGTTCGGGTGGGACCCCAACACAGGCAAGGAGTTGCCGTACCATTACTACGACAAGAAAGGGACCAAGTTCACCACGAAGTGGCAGGAGACTCATCAGCTGCCCAGCGAATTCAAGCTGCTGTACAAGCTGCACAGGGAAGGCGTGATCAAACTCAGCCTAACACACTGCACATAG